In Microcebus murinus isolate Inina chromosome 20, M.murinus_Inina_mat1.0, whole genome shotgun sequence, the following are encoded in one genomic region:
- the ZDHHC7 gene encoding palmitoyltransferase ZDHHC7, translating to MQPSGHRLRDVEHHPLLTENDNYDSSSSSSSSEADVADRVWFIRDGCGMICAVMTWLLVVYADFVVTFVMLLPSKDFWYSVVNGVIFNCLAVLALSSHLRTMLTDPGAVPKGNATKEYMESLQLKPGEVIYKCPKCCCIKPERAHHCSICKRCIRKMDHHCPWVNNCVGEKNQRFFVLFTMYIALSSVHALILCGFQFISCVRGQWTECSDFSPPITVILLIFLCLEGVLFFTFTAVMFGTQIHSICNDETEIERLKSEKPTWERRLRWEGMKSVFGGPPSLLWMNPFVGFRFRRLPMRPRKGGPEFSV from the exons ATGCAGCCATCAGGACACAGGCTCCGCGACGTTGAGCATCATCCTCTCCTCACTGAAAACGACAACTATGACTCTTCGtcgtcctcctcttcctccgAGGCCGACGTGGCCGACAGGGTCTGGTTCATCCGTGACGGCTGTGGCATGATCTGCGCCGTCATGACGTGGCTTCTGGTCGTCTATGCAGACTTCGTGGTGACGTTTGTCATGCTGCTGCCTTCCAAAGACTTCTGGTACTCCGTGGTCAACGGGGTCATCTTCAACTGCCTGGCCGTGCTCGCCCTGTCGTCCCACCTGCGGACCATGCTCACCGACCCC GGGGCAGTGCCCAAAGGGAACGCGACGAAGGAGTACATGGAGAGCCTGCAGCTGAAGCCGGGGGAGGTGATCTACAAGTGTCCCAAGTGCTGCTGCATCAAGCCCGAGCGCGCCCACCACTGCAG TATTTGCAAAAGATGTATTCGGAAAATGGATCATCACTGCCCCTGGGTGAACAATTGTGTAGGAGAAAAGAATCAGAGGTTTTTTGTGCTCTTCACT ATGTACATAGCTCTGTCTTCAGTCCATGCTCTGATCCTCTGTGGATTTCAGTTCATTTCCTGTGTCCGAGGGCAGTGGACCG AATGCAGTGACTTTTCACCTCCAATAACTGTGATCCTGTTGATCTTCCTGTGCCTTGAGGgtgttctgtttttcactttcaccGCAGTCATGTTCGGCACCCAGATCCACTCCATATGCAACGACGAGACG GAGATTGAGAGGCTGAAGAGTGAGAAGCCCACGTGGGAGCGGAGGCTTCGGTGGGAAGGGATGAAGTCTGTCTTCGGGGGGCCCCCTTCGCTCCTCTGGATGAACCCCTTCGTCGGCTTCCGATTCAGGCGCCTGCCAATGAGACCCAGGAAAGGAGGCCCGGAGTTCTCTGTGTGA